CACGAGTGGCGCGAACTCCTCTCAGAACGGGGGTTCGACGTCTCCCGCGTCAAAGACCGGGAGTTCTTTCACTCGCTGTACGTCCGCGACCCGGGCGGGGTGCTCTTCGAACTCGCCACCGAACGCCCCGGACTCGGCGTGGACGCGGCCGACGACGCGCCGGGGGCGTCGCTTCGCCTGCCGTCGTGGTTGGAGGAGGACCGCGAGATGATACAGTCGCAACTGCCGACGCTCACCTCGCCGGAGGAGGACGACCGGTGACCGACGGGGGTCCGCACGACGGCCAACCCATCGAGATGGCGGGGGCACCGCGGGCGGCGGCGACGACTGCCGTCGTGATGCTCCCCGGGCGCGGCGACTCGCCGCGGCACTTTCTGCGACTCACAGAGGAGTTCCACCGGCGCGGCGCGATGTATCTCGCGCCCGAACCGTCCGGGAAGGCGTGGTATCCCGGCCCGATGGAAGAGGCTCCGGAGACGAAGGAACCGTGGCTCTCCTCCGCGTTCCGCCTCGTCGCCCGGGCAGTCGAGACGGCGGGGGAGGCGGGGGTGCCGCCCGAACGGACAGTCCTCGTCGGATTCTCGCAGGGCGCGTGCGTC
The genomic region above belongs to Halopelagius inordinatus and contains:
- a CDS encoding alpha/beta hydrolase — encoded protein: MTDGGPHDGQPIEMAGAPRAAATTAVVMLPGRGDSPRHFLRLTEEFHRRGAMYLAPEPSGKAWYPGPMEEAPETKEPWLSSAFRLVARAVETAGEAGVPPERTVLVGFSQGACVAAEFAAARPRRYGGVAVLAGGLFGPNPADRAVSGSLDGTPVYLGCGDEDPHVASERVRASAAVVRRLDADVTVETYEGLGHALGDGEMAAVRRLVGAVAGDESDDASR